The genomic window CGAACACATCGCCGACGCGCGACTCGTACACCATTTCCTCGTCGAGCTCACCTACACGAGAAGCTTTTTCGCCGACCATGTACACGGTGAACAGGCCACGGTCCGGAATGGCACCGCCCGAGGTGACGGCGAGGCGCTGCGCTCCGGGACGACCGGTCAAGGTATTGGCGTCGCGGTCCCACACGAGGCGTGGGCGTAGTTCTGCGAACTCGTCGGACGGATAGCGTCCGGACAGAAGGTCGAGTGTCGATTCGTACGCAGACCGTGGGAGCGTGGCGAAGCTGCCCGTACGGCGGACGGCGTCGAACCAGTCGTGCGCGTCGATCGGCTCGAGGGCGCACGCGGCCACGGTCTGCTGAGCCAGGATGTCCAGTGGGTTCGCAGGCACGAACATCGCTTCGATCTTGCCTGTCGTCATCCGCTCGACCGTGACGGCGCAGTGAATCAGATCTGTGCGGTGCTTGGGGAACAGCACGCCCTTGGAAATTTCGCCGACCTGATGACCTGCTCGGCCGACGCGCTGCAGTCCGCTTGCCACGGACGGCGGAGCCTCCACCTGAACAACCAAATCGACCGCGCCCATGTCGATTCCCAGCTCGAGGCTGCTGGTGGCAACGACGCACCTGAGTCTGCCTGTCTTCAGGTCGTCCTCGATGAGAGCTCGTTGATCCTTGCTGACGCTGCCGTGGTGGGCGCGAGCGAGTAGCGGCTCGGCGCCGTGGCCGACGTCGCTCGACGCGCCGATCAGCGACGCAGGTCCGTGCGTCGTGTCCACCCCGTCGCCGAGGCGCTCGGAGTACACCTCGTTGAGCCGGGCGGTGAGCCGCTCCGACAATCGGCGAGAGTTCGCGAAGACGATGCACGACTTGTGCTCGAGGATGAGGTCGACGATCTTTTCTTCGACGTGCGGCCAGATGGAACCTTGTTGCGGCGCGGCAGAGGCCGACCCGTCGGCAGGCTCCTTGACGCCGAGTTCGGTCATGTCCTCGACGGGGACCTGCACTGTCAGATCGAAGGTCTTGGGGGCTGGAGGCGCGACGATCTCGATAGGTGCTGCTCCGGTGAGAAACCGTCCGACTTCTTCATGCGGACGAACCGTCGCGGACAGGCCGATCCGTTGCGCAGGCTTCTGAAGCATCAGATCGAGCCGTTCGAGCGACAGCGCGAGGTGGGAGCCTCGCTTGGTGCCTGCGACGGCATGGACTTCGTCGACGATGACCGTGTCCACGATGGCGAGAGATTCACGCGCTGCGGAGGTCAGCATCAAGAACAGAGACTCGGGCGTCGTGATGAGGATGTCGGGGGGAGTCTTGATCATCGATCGTCGATCGGCCGGGCTTGTGTCGCCCGAGCGAACACCGACGGAAATGTCGGGCGGTTCCAACCCGAGTCGTTTGGCGGTCTGAGTGATGCCCACGAGTGGGGCCCTCAGGTTGCGCTCGACGTCGACTGCCAGCGCCTTGAGCGGGGAGATGTAGAGAACCTTCGTCTTGCGCTCCTCGACGGGGCCGCGGCTTGCCAACTGATCGATCGACCACAGAAACGCCGACAGCGTCTTACCCGAACCGGTGGGAGCGACCACCAGGGTGTGCTTGCCGCTGGAGATGGCGTTCCACGCGCCCGCCTGCGCAGAGGTGGGGCTGGGGAATGCCCCGGTGAACCATTCCTGGGTGGATGCCGAGAATTTCGACAGCGCAGCCGCGTTGTCGACGTCGGTACCACTTCTTCGGGCCATCCGACCATGATGCCCCGAGGCACCGACACACAACCACCGGTGCCGGTGGGGTGTGAAATACGGAGAGATCGGGTAGGGCCATCAGATGACCGACGACCAAGAGATCATGCAGAAAATTGCCGCGAAGCTCGACGCTCGGCTCGGTGAAAAAACGAACGGCCTTCAGAACGAGGTCCCACCTGGTGCGAGTATCCAGGACGACGAGGACGACGGCGAGCGCGGTCCCATGGGCCGGGACTACCACCTCGCAGGCAAGTACGCCCAGGCGTTCGCTATCGGCGAGCCGCAGCTGGTCGACCGAGCGGAGTTCGACAGACTCGTCGCCGAGTACGGATAGCATCCCGAGATCCACCGCTCTCGCATCAGCCGAAGGCATTCGAAGGCATCATGGTCGGTGTGACCGAACGAAAGAAGCCGGGCGTCACCTTCGAGTCCTTCGTCGACAAGCAGATTCGCGAGGCGCAGGAGCGAGGGGCGTTCGAGAATCTCGAAGGCGCGGGCAAGCCGATCCCCGCATCCACCGATGACGAACTGTGGTGGGTCAGAGGGTTCCTGCAGCGCGAGAACCTGACTACCGATGCGCTCCTACCCGAGTCGCTTCAGCTTCGTAAGGAGATCGAACGACTTCCGCGCACGCTGATCGGACTTCGCTTCGAGCACTCGGTGCGTGAGCAGCTCAACGAGTTGAACGCACGAGTGGTCGCGTGGATTCGGATGCCCTCGCCGCCGTTGATACCGATCTCTCCTGTCGACGTCGACGAGTGGGTCGAGCAATGGCGGGTGAACCGGGCGGCAGCCGACGCAGAGGTCCGCGCGACACGTATGAACGGTGTGTCAGGAGTCAGCACGCCGGTCCCGAACCCT from Rhodococcus sp. P1Y includes these protein-coding regions:
- a CDS encoding modification methylase HgiDII, with protein sequence MTDDQEIMQKIAAKLDARLGEKTNGLQNEVPPGASIQDDEDDGERGPMGRDYHLAGKYAQAFAIGEPQLVDRAEFDRLVAEYG
- a CDS encoding J-domain-containing protein, whose protein sequence is MVGVTERKKPGVTFESFVDKQIREAQERGAFENLEGAGKPIPASTDDELWWVRGFLQRENLTTDALLPESLQLRKEIERLPRTLIGLRFEHSVREQLNELNARVVAWIRMPSPPLIPISPVDVDEWVEQWRVNRAAADAEVRATRMNGVSGVSTPVPNPSRPSRWRRALRRLASGLRVR